In Alteribacter lacisalsi, a genomic segment contains:
- a CDS encoding iron-sulfur cluster biosynthesis family protein — translation MKVHVTEDAKKVLLDRIAVAEEAIIEIEHDTDGCGCVVSGVARLVQLEEKPGKYETLTTDLESVTFVIDPQVSVFFDKEVIVDFRGGKLQLKSPNQMLNPRLKFVPLGA, via the coding sequence ATGAAAGTACACGTGACAGAAGATGCAAAAAAGGTTTTACTCGACCGCATTGCGGTTGCGGAGGAAGCGATTATTGAGATTGAACACGATACAGATGGATGCGGATGTGTGGTGAGTGGTGTAGCACGTCTTGTACAGCTGGAAGAAAAGCCCGGAAAGTACGAAACACTCACTACGGATCTTGAAAGCGTAACTTTCGTCATTGATCCGCAGGTGAGCGTGTTTTTTGATAAAGAAGTGATTGTGGACTTCCGGGGTGGAAAGCTCCAGCTGAAAAGTCCGAATCAGATGCTCAATCCCCGCCTTAAATTCGTCCCCCTTGGGGCATAA
- a CDS encoding peptidoglycan D,D-transpeptidase FtsI family protein, whose protein sequence is MGKSKSNLKAHVPVRLNILFFVVFILFSALILRLGFVQIVQGEDYQEQLERTINISSPVEAPRGLMYDRYGNVVVDNELQLTVTFTNRRTSSREILETARKLNQYITVEQENPNQRDMRDFFLLINDLSNEEYDVMLELLTVDEPYEVLSFQEQRDLGLDDQEAYEERLRRIGDEQLDLITDEGWEVFGIWREFIAGYNYLPHKVSRGVTYEEAALIMENMEDLPGVDIVRDSARSYPYEDSLRGIFGRVGSIQRESLDQYLANGYNRNDLVGNSYLEQQYESVLRGRSGSLNNYMDRSGEFLRNPEEVQGKRGNDLILGVDMELQQRVEEIVADEISSSAHQFVGDEQAYVVMMDPHTGDVLSMVGHGENVNDSSVTQFATEAGSSIKGATVLTGYETGVFAHGEQIVDRTIDQLPDTPSISSVRALGRINDIQALERSSNIYMAEVGMRLINYIPGVSGTNWGDYVGAYNTLRYYYSQFGLGVETGIDLPSEVTGLKGSTQYPGQMLFLTFGQYDTYTPIQLAQYTSVIANGGYRVAPRLVTEIREPGENKHELGALNKQFEPKVLNRIDMSDQDLARVQQGFYQVMHGSEGTARSYFRNLDYDVAGKTGTAQVTVDGESANNQTLVGYAPYDNPEVAFSIVVPGVQREDAGGIANRIGRDIMEAYFELKDNRPAPGDPSEQLYDDEDLGGINQAEDEEDE, encoded by the coding sequence ATGGGGAAATCAAAAAGCAACCTTAAGGCTCATGTGCCGGTTCGTCTTAACATTCTGTTTTTTGTAGTGTTTATTCTTTTTTCTGCCCTTATATTAAGACTTGGATTTGTGCAGATTGTGCAGGGGGAGGATTACCAGGAACAGCTTGAGAGGACGATTAATATCAGTTCACCAGTAGAAGCACCAAGAGGGCTGATGTATGATCGTTATGGTAATGTGGTGGTCGATAATGAGCTGCAGCTCACGGTCACTTTTACGAACAGACGAACGTCTTCAAGGGAGATCCTGGAGACTGCAAGAAAGCTGAACCAGTACATTACTGTTGAACAGGAAAATCCCAATCAGAGAGATATGAGGGATTTTTTCCTCCTGATTAACGATTTAAGCAATGAAGAGTACGATGTAATGCTTGAACTTTTAACTGTCGATGAGCCTTATGAGGTACTCTCTTTCCAGGAACAGAGAGATCTGGGTCTGGACGACCAGGAGGCCTATGAAGAGAGGCTTCGCAGGATCGGTGATGAGCAACTGGATCTGATTACAGATGAGGGGTGGGAAGTGTTTGGCATCTGGCGTGAGTTTATTGCCGGATATAACTATCTTCCCCATAAAGTTTCCCGTGGGGTTACCTATGAAGAAGCGGCATTAATAATGGAAAACATGGAAGATCTGCCTGGTGTGGATATTGTTCGGGACAGCGCCCGTTCCTATCCTTACGAAGACAGTCTGCGAGGCATCTTCGGCAGAGTGGGCTCCATTCAACGAGAGAGTCTTGATCAGTATCTGGCGAACGGCTATAACAGAAATGATCTTGTGGGTAACAGTTACCTGGAGCAGCAGTATGAATCGGTACTGCGGGGAAGAAGCGGATCTTTAAATAATTACATGGACCGCTCTGGTGAGTTTCTCCGCAACCCTGAAGAAGTACAGGGTAAACGCGGGAACGATCTTATTCTCGGTGTTGATATGGAACTGCAGCAGCGGGTGGAAGAAATTGTTGCTGATGAAATCTCAAGTTCCGCACACCAATTTGTAGGTGATGAACAGGCATACGTGGTCATGATGGATCCTCATACAGGGGATGTCCTGTCCATGGTTGGTCACGGTGAAAACGTAAATGACAGTTCTGTCACCCAGTTTGCAACTGAAGCAGGCTCTTCAATTAAGGGAGCAACAGTTCTCACCGGTTACGAAACCGGGGTTTTTGCCCATGGGGAGCAAATTGTAGACCGTACCATCGACCAGCTTCCGGACACGCCGTCCATAAGCTCGGTACGAGCACTGGGACGAATCAATGATATACAGGCACTGGAACGCTCTTCTAACATTTACATGGCTGAAGTGGGGATGCGTCTGATCAACTACATTCCCGGCGTATCAGGCACAAACTGGGGAGATTATGTAGGGGCATATAATACACTTCGCTATTATTATTCCCAGTTCGGTCTCGGAGTGGAAACAGGAATTGACCTGCCCAGTGAAGTAACAGGGTTAAAAGGATCAACCCAATATCCGGGGCAAATGCTCTTTTTAACGTTCGGACAGTATGACACCTATACACCTATCCAGCTTGCGCAATATACGTCAGTAATTGCAAACGGAGGATACCGCGTGGCTCCTCGCCTCGTGACAGAAATCAGGGAGCCCGGGGAAAATAAACATGAACTTGGTGCACTAAATAAACAGTTTGAACCCAAAGTCCTGAATCGTATTGATATGAGTGATCAGGATCTTGCACGTGTACAGCAGGGATTTTATCAGGTTATGCACGGCAGTGAGGGAACGGCAAGGTCCTACTTTAGAAATCTGGATTACGATGTAGCAGGTAAAACAGGTACGGCTCAGGTTACGGTTGATGGAGAGAGTGCGAACAACCAGACGCTTGTGGGATATGCCCCGTACGACAATCCGGAGGTCGCCTTTTCGATTGTCGTGCCCGGTGTCCAGAGAGAGGATGCCGGGGGGATCGCCAACCGGATCGGCCGCGACATCATGGAAGCCTATTTTGAATTAAAAGACAACCGTCCTGCGCCTGGAGATCCATCTGAACAGCTGTATGATGATGAAGATTTAGGCGGGATTAATCAGGCTGAAGATGAAGAAGATGAGTAA
- a CDS encoding superoxide dismutase, translated as MAFTLPELPYTHDALTPHIDEETMKIHHGKHHNTYVTKLNSALEGHSDLQSKSIEELLTDLDALPESVRGPVRNNGGGHYNHTLFWQIMSPNGGGAPTGDLADAINSAFGSFDKFKEDFKNAALTRFGSGWAWLVVNNGQLEVTSTLNQDTPLSEGKTPLMGVDVWEHAYYLKYQNKRPDYVDAFFNVVNWDEVEKRYSDAK; from the coding sequence ATGGCATTCACACTACCGGAACTACCTTACACACATGACGCATTAACTCCGCACATTGACGAAGAAACAATGAAGATTCACCACGGGAAGCACCATAACACCTACGTAACGAAGCTTAACAGTGCCCTTGAAGGACATTCCGACCTTCAGAGCAAGAGCATTGAGGAACTTCTTACTGATCTTGACGCGCTTCCTGAGAGCGTTCGCGGCCCTGTACGCAACAACGGCGGCGGTCATTACAACCACACGCTTTTCTGGCAGATCATGAGCCCGAACGGCGGCGGCGCACCTACTGGTGACCTTGCCGATGCCATCAACAGTGCATTTGGAAGCTTCGATAAGTTCAAAGAAGATTTCAAAAACGCTGCTCTTACCCGTTTTGGATCCGGCTGGGCGTGGCTCGTTGTAAACAACGGCCAGCTTGAGGTAACAAGCACGCTCAACCAGGACACCCCGCTTTCTGAAGGGAAAACGCCTTTAATGGGTGTAGACGTATGGGAGCATGCGTACTACCTCAAATATCAGAACAAGCGTCCTGACTACGTTGATGCTTTCTTCAACGTTGTAAACTGGGATGAAGTTGAAAAACGTTATTCTGATGCGAAATAG
- a CDS encoding Na/Pi cotransporter family protein, with protein sequence MSALDTQELIFMFIGGLAIFLFGIKFLGDGLQKVAGDKLRDILEKFTRNPVMGVLTGIMVTVLLQTSTGATVLTIGLVNAGFLTFRQAIGVIMGANIGTTATAFIIGLNISEYALPVLAIGTFLIFFIKNKKANNFGQVFFGFGALFYGLNLMGDGLRPLRDLEIFRELTISMSENPILGVLIGIIFTVSVQSSTAAIGLLQQLYTQEALDLAAALPVLFGDNIGTTITAVLAALGASLAAKRAAAAHVIFNVIGTILILIIIRPYTAFIAALGERLDLNPAMEIAFAHGIFNGANVLIQLPFVGILAWIILKVIPGKETEIEFKAQHLDPAIVTQSSSIALGQAKKETLRMAELAQQGLEEAGMFVETKKTRHAELTYQFEDAINNLDRKITDYLIQISTNSLSDDESRLHSTLMDTVRDLERVGDHMENIVELTEYQITNKVKISDLAMQDLNEMLTLTNETLKQAVESLENDDLMAARSVVLKEEKIDKMERQLRKKHIMRLNEGKCSGAAGIIFVDMISNLERVGDHAVNIAETVIGEED encoded by the coding sequence ATGAGCGCGTTGGACACACAGGAATTAATTTTTATGTTTATTGGCGGTCTCGCAATTTTTCTTTTTGGAATCAAGTTCCTTGGTGACGGACTTCAGAAAGTAGCGGGGGACAAGCTGCGGGATATACTTGAAAAGTTTACTAGAAACCCGGTGATGGGGGTTCTTACTGGTATTATGGTGACGGTGCTTCTGCAGACGAGTACCGGGGCTACAGTTTTGACTATCGGGCTTGTAAATGCAGGCTTTTTAACGTTCAGACAGGCGATTGGTGTCATCATGGGTGCCAACATCGGTACGACTGCAACAGCATTTATTATCGGACTTAATATTTCCGAATACGCTCTGCCGGTTCTTGCAATCGGAACGTTTCTCATCTTCTTTATTAAAAATAAAAAAGCAAACAACTTTGGACAGGTATTTTTCGGGTTCGGTGCCCTCTTCTACGGTCTGAATCTGATGGGTGACGGACTTCGCCCGCTTCGGGATCTTGAAATTTTCCGTGAACTGACGATCAGCATGAGTGAAAATCCGATTCTGGGTGTACTGATCGGGATCATCTTTACGGTAAGTGTACAAAGTTCTACAGCAGCGATTGGTCTCCTGCAGCAGCTGTATACACAGGAAGCTCTCGATTTGGCAGCAGCCCTGCCGGTTCTGTTCGGTGACAATATTGGAACCACGATTACAGCTGTGCTTGCTGCTCTCGGTGCATCACTTGCAGCTAAGCGTGCAGCTGCCGCTCATGTTATCTTTAACGTAATCGGGACGATTCTCATTCTGATCATAATCAGACCTTATACTGCATTCATTGCAGCACTCGGTGAACGTCTTGATTTGAACCCGGCAATGGAAATTGCATTCGCACACGGCATCTTTAACGGTGCAAACGTACTTATTCAGCTGCCGTTTGTCGGTATACTCGCCTGGATTATTCTGAAGGTCATTCCTGGCAAAGAAACAGAAATTGAATTTAAAGCCCAGCATCTGGATCCTGCCATTGTGACCCAGTCATCTTCCATAGCTCTAGGCCAGGCGAAGAAAGAAACGCTTCGAATGGCTGAGCTTGCCCAGCAGGGACTGGAGGAAGCCGGCATGTTTGTAGAAACGAAAAAAACACGCCATGCCGAGCTCACGTACCAGTTTGAAGATGCAATAAACAATCTTGACAGAAAAATTACAGACTATTTGATTCAGATTTCAACAAACTCTTTATCCGATGATGAGTCAAGGCTTCATTCTACACTTATGGATACGGTGCGGGATCTTGAGCGTGTCGGTGACCATATGGAGAATATTGTGGAACTGACCGAATATCAAATTACGAATAAAGTAAAAATCTCGGATCTTGCAATGCAAGACCTGAATGAGATGCTTACACTCACAAATGAAACGCTCAAACAAGCTGTTGAATCACTTGAAAACGATGATTTGATGGCAGCGAGATCTGTTGTGCTTAAGGAAGAGAAAATTGATAAAATGGAACGCCAGCTTCGTAAAAAGCACATTATGCGCCTGAACGAAGGAAAATGCAGCGGTGCGGCCGGCATCATCTTCGTTGATATGATCAGTAACCTTGAACGGGTCGGTGACCACGCTGTAAACATTGCTGAAACAGTGATCGGGGAAGAGGACTGA
- the rpmG gene encoding 50S ribosomal protein L33 produces the protein MRVQVTLACTETGDRNYITKKNKRNNPDRIELKKYSPRLKRHTLHKETK, from the coding sequence ATGCGCGTACAAGTAACTCTTGCCTGCACTGAGACTGGCGATCGTAACTACATTACGAAGAAAAATAAACGTAATAACCCTGACCGTATCGAGCTGAAGAAATACAGCCCGAGACTGAAGCGTCACACTTTGCACAAAGAAACGAAGTAA
- a CDS encoding 5-formyltetrahydrofolate cyclo-ligase, translating to MQDKQTLRKTVMGRLEKEQSKSLSEKNRRIHNALFTLSAWQNARTVGITISRGTEVDTWAVLEEGWRLGKVMAAPKCDPETKSLTFYSITSFDDLEDSFYGLKEPNPLRCRPIEDQRLDLVIVPGVVYTEEGWRIGFGGGYYDRFLARHSDVPTCSLLYSAQLAESIPVEPHDQPVKQLITENGVI from the coding sequence ATGCAGGATAAACAGACACTCCGAAAAACCGTCATGGGCCGGCTTGAAAAAGAACAAAGTAAATCTCTGTCAGAAAAAAACAGGCGTATTCACAACGCACTTTTTACGCTGTCTGCTTGGCAGAATGCCAGGACAGTTGGCATCACCATTTCCCGGGGAACGGAAGTGGATACCTGGGCCGTTCTGGAAGAAGGATGGCGATTGGGGAAGGTGATGGCCGCCCCGAAATGCGACCCGGAGACTAAATCACTAACTTTTTATTCAATCACGTCCTTCGACGATCTTGAAGACAGCTTTTACGGACTGAAAGAACCAAATCCCTTAAGGTGCAGGCCGATTGAGGATCAGAGGCTGGATCTTGTTATTGTTCCTGGTGTGGTATATACAGAGGAAGGCTGGCGCATCGGATTTGGCGGTGGGTATTATGACCGTTTCCTTGCCCGTCATTCGGATGTTCCCACATGCTCCCTTTTGTACTCAGCACAGCTCGCCGAGTCCATCCCAGTGGAGCCTCATGATCAGCCTGTCAAACAGCTGATAACTGAAAATGGGGTTATATGA
- a CDS encoding helix-turn-helix domain-containing protein, protein MIGERVKKFRKEKGISLTELAQRAGVAKSYLSAIERGIQSNPSIQFLEKVSRVLGISVDHLLRDRLESGTDAGFGGRNLDEEWETLVREAMDSGVSKEEFRDFLEFNKWKMKK, encoded by the coding sequence ATGATCGGAGAACGGGTGAAAAAATTTCGAAAAGAAAAAGGAATATCACTTACAGAACTTGCCCAGCGCGCCGGCGTGGCTAAATCCTACCTCAGTGCAATTGAACGGGGTATCCAATCCAACCCTTCTATTCAGTTTCTCGAGAAGGTTTCAAGGGTGCTGGGAATCTCCGTTGATCATCTGCTGCGAGACCGGTTGGAAAGTGGAACGGATGCCGGTTTCGGTGGTAGAAATCTTGATGAAGAGTGGGAGACCCTCGTTCGCGAAGCAATGGACTCAGGGGTTTCAAAAGAGGAGTTCAGAGATTTCCTGGAGTTTAATAAGTGGAAAATGAAGAAATAA
- a CDS encoding protease complex subunit PrcB family protein gives MRKTILLSWFLLLLAAGCGQEAGNTSGSVEESESEEATESESDETASSKDEKHHEEPDSAQDSLEDDPKMGKNEKESESRKKESKTEKNQEGTAMTDYKVLDRKEAAAYPEVKSYLSQLVQNTDLKGYRAFEVSDGWVLVVSTGMRPTGGYTLHVDDVTVTESGVSVHVREQKPAPDAMVTQALTNPAAAIHFHHAELPQSITVKDSLTGKAYSHWEKSTGTEEM, from the coding sequence ATGAGAAAAACGATTCTGCTTTCGTGGTTTCTACTTCTGCTCGCGGCGGGATGCGGTCAGGAAGCAGGGAATACGAGCGGGTCTGTTGAAGAGAGTGAGAGTGAAGAAGCCACAGAAAGTGAGTCCGATGAAACCGCTTCTTCAAAAGACGAAAAACATCACGAAGAACCTGACTCAGCGCAGGACTCACTGGAAGATGATCCGAAAATGGGGAAAAATGAAAAAGAATCCGAAAGCAGGAAAAAAGAGAGTAAGACAGAAAAAAACCAGGAGGGGACGGCAATGACAGATTATAAAGTTCTCGATCGAAAAGAAGCAGCTGCTTACCCGGAAGTCAAAAGCTATCTATCCCAACTTGTCCAGAACACGGACCTTAAGGGCTACCGTGCATTTGAAGTTTCTGACGGCTGGGTACTTGTCGTTTCAACGGGCATGCGTCCTACCGGGGGGTATACGCTGCATGTGGACGATGTAACCGTAACCGAGAGCGGCGTTTCGGTGCACGTGCGGGAACAAAAGCCGGCACCGGATGCGATGGTCACACAGGCTCTGACCAATCCCGCTGCTGCAATTCATTTTCATCATGCAGAACTCCCGCAGTCCATTACGGTGAAGGACAGTCTGACCGGCAAGGCATACTCTCACTGGGAAAAAAGCACAGGAACTGAGGAAATGTAA
- a CDS encoding NfeD family protein, with product MDMLESATIGFLVVFLGTLFVFGEIMVRAKGLFGILGIAIMSLYFSYHLSPDLGMWVVLLYLIGLALIIFDGKVTTDGTIALVGVLLMILGLSLPTPGMVYGTLVAFALILAVPTSFLFTKVFPSRNLWDKMTLKDKLGDEEGYNSMNESYKELVGKSGVTKTPFRPTGTVEVEGKLYSATSDNQWIQADEKIKVVSVDGTRIVIVQEN from the coding sequence ATGGATATGCTGGAATCTGCAACAATAGGCTTTTTAGTTGTTTTTCTTGGCACGCTTTTCGTATTCGGTGAAATCATGGTCAGGGCCAAAGGGCTTTTCGGAATTCTCGGCATTGCGATCATGAGTCTGTACTTTTCCTATCACCTTTCGCCGGATCTTGGTATGTGGGTGGTTCTGCTTTACCTGATCGGTCTCGCATTGATCATATTTGACGGTAAGGTGACAACAGACGGTACAATTGCCCTCGTCGGAGTTCTTCTGATGATACTGGGTCTGTCGCTGCCGACTCCAGGAATGGTCTACGGTACGCTTGTTGCGTTTGCCTTGATTCTTGCAGTACCAACTTCATTTTTGTTCACTAAAGTGTTCCCATCCCGTAATCTTTGGGATAAAATGACGCTAAAAGACAAACTTGGCGATGAAGAAGGCTACAATTCGATGAATGAATCGTATAAAGAGCTTGTCGGAAAATCAGGTGTTACGAAAACGCCTTTCAGACCGACAGGCACGGTTGAAGTCGAAGGAAAGCTTTACAGTGCCACATCCGACAATCAGTGGATCCAGGCGGATGAGAAAATAAAAGTCGTCAGCGTGGACGGCACCAGAATCGTGATTGTTCAGGAAAATTAA
- a CDS encoding DUF1189 domain-containing protein, translating to MNIFKQFVVSLYSPSTIAKFRHHKIGRAIGYVFLLMLIAILPLAIVVGTTFHSFVSELDDQLTDDIPYFEIQDGSLQSNEIDEPYINEEDGRTLIIDPNGEMTEQDVIHYEDALALLQEDAVLITGGVPQESINYNDFGFNITKDDAQDLVEAVSGLLPVIIGLIVVLMYLFYTASKFIGVTFLALIGLIFRKTAGLPNLTYKHLWVLSAFTVTLPTMIIALFNALPVAIPFQFAIYWTIAIVLLFQVLRHIPKPKKEEDTDQSVE from the coding sequence ATGAACATTTTCAAACAGTTTGTAGTAAGCCTCTACTCACCTTCGACCATTGCAAAATTCCGTCACCACAAAATTGGAAGGGCCATCGGCTATGTGTTCCTCCTTATGCTGATTGCGATCCTGCCGCTTGCAATTGTTGTCGGAACAACGTTTCACTCATTTGTTTCTGAACTTGACGACCAGCTTACAGATGACATCCCTTATTTTGAAATTCAGGATGGGAGCCTGCAGTCAAATGAGATTGATGAACCTTACATTAATGAAGAAGACGGCCGCACGCTGATTATTGATCCAAATGGAGAGATGACAGAACAGGATGTGATTCATTATGAAGATGCACTCGCTCTGCTGCAGGAGGATGCTGTCCTGATTACCGGCGGTGTACCACAGGAATCGATCAACTATAATGATTTCGGTTTTAATATCACAAAAGATGACGCACAGGATCTGGTAGAAGCCGTTTCCGGGCTGCTCCCAGTTATTATTGGCCTCATTGTCGTCCTTATGTACCTTTTCTACACTGCAAGTAAATTTATCGGCGTCACGTTCCTTGCCCTGATTGGACTGATTTTCAGAAAAACAGCCGGTCTCCCGAACCTGACTTATAAGCATCTATGGGTACTCTCGGCATTTACCGTCACGCTTCCAACGATGATTATCGCCTTGTTCAACGCGCTGCCGGTCGCCATCCCGTTTCAGTTTGCCATTTACTGGACCATCGCCATTGTCCTGCTGTTCCAGGTGCTTCGTCATATTCCAAAGCCTAAAAAAGAAGAAGACACAGATCAATCAGTGGAATAG
- a CDS encoding anti-repressor SinI family protein yields the protein MKPVTDQNDVHWDEEWVQLITEAREQGLSVEEVRLFLAKKLHKEISR from the coding sequence GTGAAACCGGTAACGGATCAGAATGATGTGCATTGGGATGAGGAATGGGTGCAGCTGATCACAGAAGCAAGAGAGCAGGGATTAAGTGTTGAAGAGGTAAGGTTATTCCTGGCAAAAAAACTACATAAAGAGATTAGTCGATAA
- a CDS encoding MFS transporter, protein MKRFLQTLVGDIELNRDLSLLLLIGGLYSLGIALSNTFVNVYLWKQSGEYVDIALYNLAVVILQPLTFLLAGRWAKKIDRVIVLRLGVIFLSIFFTTVLMMGENAGKYLLVLGALLGIGYGFYWLSFNVLTFEITEPETRDFFNGFLGILTSFAGMIGPIGAGFIITHMEKLTGYRVIFAISLGLFLLAVVLSFFLNRRSAEGGYHLKDIWSLKKEDSNWKAILYAHFFQGLREGTFIFLIVVWIYVATGSELALGTYGLVASAVAFICYYLTGRFVKPALRKRAILIGGLMLYGAIFLIIFELNFALLLTYGVVVSIAYPLLLVPYVSLTYDVIGNGWKAAEMRVEYIVVRELFLNFGRITSIVLFIGAVLLMGDRPGIPIVLLILGAGHTIIYWVVRKIQLPHAEHKETFSVMKKR, encoded by the coding sequence ATGAAACGATTTCTGCAGACGCTTGTCGGCGACATCGAACTGAATAGGGACCTGAGTCTGCTGCTCCTGATCGGAGGGCTTTATTCTCTGGGGATAGCACTTTCCAATACGTTCGTGAATGTTTATCTTTGGAAACAGTCCGGTGAGTATGTGGATATTGCTCTTTACAATCTGGCTGTTGTGATTCTGCAGCCACTTACCTTCCTGCTTGCGGGCAGGTGGGCAAAAAAGATCGATCGTGTTATTGTCCTGAGGCTTGGTGTAATATTTCTGAGTATCTTTTTTACCACCGTTCTCATGATGGGAGAGAACGCAGGGAAGTACCTGCTCGTTCTCGGTGCCCTTCTTGGAATCGGCTATGGTTTCTATTGGCTCAGTTTTAATGTGCTCACGTTTGAGATTACAGAGCCTGAAACAAGGGATTTCTTTAATGGTTTCCTTGGGATCCTCACTTCGTTTGCCGGTATGATCGGTCCCATTGGTGCCGGATTTATTATCACACATATGGAAAAGCTGACCGGATACCGTGTTATCTTTGCCATTTCGCTCGGTCTTTTTTTATTGGCGGTTGTACTCAGTTTTTTCCTGAACCGGCGTTCTGCAGAGGGCGGGTATCACCTGAAGGACATTTGGAGTTTGAAGAAGGAAGATTCGAATTGGAAGGCGATCCTTTATGCTCACTTTTTCCAGGGACTCCGGGAAGGGACGTTCATCTTTCTGATTGTTGTATGGATTTATGTGGCAACGGGGAGCGAACTGGCTCTTGGTACTTACGGGCTTGTAGCCTCAGCAGTAGCCTTTATCTGTTATTATCTGACGGGACGGTTTGTTAAGCCGGCACTCAGAAAAAGGGCCATTTTAATCGGCGGACTTATGCTTTACGGCGCCATTTTTCTCATTATATTTGAACTCAATTTTGCTCTGCTGTTAACGTATGGGGTGGTGGTATCCATCGCTTACCCGCTTCTACTCGTACCTTATGTTTCCCTTACTTATGATGTAATCGGAAACGGATGGAAGGCCGCAGAAATGCGAGTAGAATACATCGTTGTAAGGGAATTGTTCTTAAACTTCGGACGAATTACGTCGATTGTCCTTTTTATCGGTGCGGTGCTCCTGATGGGAGATAGACCGGGAATTCCAATTGTGCTTCTCATTCTGGGTGCAGGACACACGATTATTTACTGGGTGGTCAGAAAAATCCAGCTGCCCCATGCCGAACACAAGGAAACGTTTTCTGTTATGAAGAAAAGATAA
- a CDS encoding undecaprenyl-diphosphate phosphatase yields the protein MTWLEALIIGFVQGISEFLPISSSAHLLIAERVLGISYHDPTLTFEILLHFASLLAVLVYFRKELLNLAENTLKYVLKRENEHKNDFRFVLLLLISTVVTFAVGKMLENTLGSGITNFSLIAAALIITGIFLVFIEHGGFKERKAQGDISIRDACWIGVAQAIAVIPGISRAGSTLVGAMMLGLKKEEALRYSFLLSIPIISGLTLLKLTSLDTLADTSILSLGVAFASAFVFALAGIRWLISMVQRTRLSYFAVYCIALGILVWVFYGNEPAAVSSAFMPQGGRI from the coding sequence ATGACCTGGCTTGAAGCGCTCATTATCGGATTTGTACAGGGAATCAGTGAGTTTCTGCCGATTTCCAGCTCCGCTCACCTTCTCATTGCAGAAAGAGTGCTAGGTATATCCTACCACGACCCGACCCTTACGTTTGAAATTCTTCTTCATTTTGCTTCACTGCTTGCTGTTCTCGTCTATTTCAGAAAAGAACTTTTAAACCTGGCAGAGAACACGCTGAAGTATGTCTTAAAAAGGGAAAACGAACATAAAAATGATTTCCGCTTTGTACTGCTTCTTCTCATTTCCACCGTTGTCACGTTCGCAGTAGGAAAGATGCTGGAAAACACACTCGGAAGCGGCATTACAAATTTCTCTTTGATAGCAGCGGCATTAATTATTACAGGCATTTTTCTCGTATTTATTGAACACGGGGGGTTCAAAGAAAGAAAAGCGCAGGGAGATATTTCGATCCGGGATGCCTGCTGGATCGGGGTCGCTCAGGCAATTGCTGTTATCCCCGGCATTTCCAGAGCCGGGAGCACACTGGTTGGCGCTATGATGCTCGGACTAAAAAAGGAAGAGGCACTGCGGTACTCCTTCCTTCTCTCCATCCCCATTATTTCAGGGCTGACGCTTCTTAAACTTACCTCATTGGATACACTGGCTGATACAAGTATTCTGAGTCTGGGTGTGGCATTTGCAAGCGCATTTGTTTTTGCTCTCGCAGGCATCCGCTGGCTCATCAGCATGGTTCAGCGGACAAGGCTTTCCTATTTTGCGGTTTACTGTATCGCACTCGGCATCCTTGTCTGGGTCTTCTACGGGAATGAGCCAGCTGCTGTGTCCTCAGCTTTTATGCCCCAAGGGGGACGAATTTAA